The Balaenoptera acutorostrata chromosome 10, mBalAcu1.1, whole genome shotgun sequence genome has a window encoding:
- the LOC103012913 gene encoding DLA class II histocompatibility antigen, DR-1 beta chain-like: MVCLWFPAGSWTVILTVILMVLSPLLAWTGEDTEPLFMVQVKSECHFSNSTRQVHFLGRYIYNREELVRFDSHVGEDLAVSELGRPAAELWNRQKDALERGRAAGHTFCRINYKFLESSAVRRRVQPTVTVYPAKTQPLWHHSLLVCSVNGFYPGHTEVRCFQNGQEEEAGVVSTGLIPNGDWTFQLMVMLEIVPQSGEVYTCHVEHPSWTSPVAVEWRTQYEPSQGKMLSRLGACVMGLLFLGVGLLLIRN; the protein is encoded by the exons ATGGTGTGCCTTTGGTTCCCTGCAGGCTCCTGGACAGTAATTCTGACAGTGATACTGATGGTGCTGAGCCCGCTCCTGGCTTGGACTGGAGAG GATACAGAGC CACTTTTCATGGTGCAGGTAAAGTCCGAGTGTCATTTCTCCAACAGCACGCGGCAGGTGCACTTCCTGGGCAGATACATCTATAACCGGGAGGAGCTGGTGCGCTTCGACAGCCACGTGGGGGAGGACCTGGCGGTGAGCGAGCTGGGTCGGCCGGCCGCGGAGCTCTGGAACCGCCAGAAGGACGCCCTGGAGCGGGGGCGGGCCGCCGGGCACACCTTCTGCAGGATCAACTACAAGTTCTTGGAGAGCAGCGCTGTGCGGCGGCGAg TACAA CCTACAGTGACTGTGTATCCTGCAAAGACCCAGCCCCTGTGGCACCACAGCCTCCTGGTCTGCTCTGTGAATGGTTTCTATCCAGGCCACACTGAAGTCAGGTGCTTCCAGAATGGCCAGGAAGAGGAGGCGGGGGTGGTCTCCACAGGCCTGATCCCTAATGGAGACTGGACCTTCCAGCTCATGGTGATGCTTGAAATAGTTCCTCAGAGTGGAGAGGTCTACACCTGCCACGTGGAGCACCCCAGCTGGACGAGCCCCGTCGCAGTGGAATGGA GGACACAGTATGAACCTTCACAAGGCAAGATGCTGAGTAGACTCGGGGCCTGTGTTATGGGTCTGCTCTTCCTTGGGGTGGGGCTGCTCTTAATCAGGAATTAA